Proteins from a genomic interval of Quercus lobata isolate SW786 chromosome 11, ValleyOak3.0 Primary Assembly, whole genome shotgun sequence:
- the LOC115967901 gene encoding F-box protein CPR1-like produces the protein MEKNEKQRNRSLSKLPLDLIGSILSRLPVKCLLQLKCVCRAWHDLISNPKFAKYRLKHFIIQEKLMLMEHFLYPVQYDGLNSVVEELDYPVTPSSVYVFFNIVGSCNGLLLINPKNDALVLWNPSTREARELPKSPIEFPTRSRKCLSTVYGFGYDSFADDYKLVRVVTFATERFETEVKLYSLGTNSWKRIEDFPYSVPNKSDGILVNGALHWLVYLENDLVCPYFVSYLDLAEEKYGWLELPDYESGQSFCDIGVLGGCLHMYRYVSDIIFEVWSMREYGTTESWTKFSIIVPHMTGLENFVHVKPLCLTEKGQIILRVGRKKLVMYNPKEELFRYLRSHGLSENSVVGTYVESLVLPYNFDVPGGQYHAEW, from the coding sequence atggaaaagaatgaaaaacaaaggAATAGATCATTGTCAAAGCTTCCGCTGGATCTCATAGGAAGCATACTGTCCAGACTTCCTGTCAAGTGTCTTCTACAATTGAAATGTGTTTGCCGGGCCTGGCATGATCTCATTTCCAATCCCAAATTTGCCAAATATCGCCTCAAACATTTTATCATCCAAGAGAAGCTCATGCTCATGGAGCACTTTCTTTATCCAGTGCAGTATGATGGGCTGAATAGTGTGGTAGAGGAGCTTGATTATCCTGTTACTCCTAGTTCTGTCTATGTCTTTTTTAACATTGTTGGATCTTGTAATGGTTTGTTATTAATAAATCCTAAAAATGATGCCTTGGTTTTGTGGAATCCATCCACTAGAGAGGCAAGGGAGCTGCCAAAATCACCCATCGAGTTCCCCACTCGTTCTCGTAAATGCTTGTCTACTGTATATGGGTTTGGTTATGATTCCTTTGCTGATGACTACAAACTGGTTCGAGTGGTTACATTTGCTACTGAAAGGTTTGAAACAGAAGTGAAACTGTATTCTTTGGGAACCAATTCCTGGAAACGGATTGAAGACTTCCCATACAGTGTTCCCAACAAATCTGATGGGATACTTGTGAATGGAGCTCTTCACTGGTTGGTATATTTGGAGAATGATTTAGTTTGCCCGTATTTTGTCTCTTATCTTGATCTGGCTGAGGAGAAATATGGTTGGCTGGAATTGCCTGATTATGAATCTGGTCAATCATTTTGTGATATTGGGGTTTTGGGAGGATGCCTACATATGTACCGATATGTCAGTGACATTATTTTTGAAGTGTGGTCTATGAGAGAATATGGAACAACTGAGTCATGGACTAAATTTTCCATCATTGTCCCACATATGACAGgacttgaaaattttgttcatgTGAAGCCTTTGTGTTTAACAGAAAAGGGTCAAATAATATTGAGGGTAGGCAGAAAGAAACTAGTTATGTACAATCCAAAAGAAGAATTGTTCAGGTATTTACGGTCTCATGGCTTGTCAGAGAATTCTGTTGTAGGGACCTATGTGGAGAGCCTTGTTTTACCTTACAATTTCGATGTTCCTGGGGGGCAGTATCATGCAGAATGGTag